In a single window of the Flavivirga spongiicola genome:
- a CDS encoding chloride channel protein: protein MPLSAKSLLRKFLIWKYKHISELQFIYILSILVGFLAGMGTVVLKNLTHYIRLLFELDFFNNYQNSLYFIFPIIGLLLVYTIKQIWLKKHIGHGISSTLYAISKLSGIIPRYNIYAALITAPLTTGFGGSVGLQGPAVSVGSALGSNAARLFHMNTKTRMLLIGCAAAGAMASMFKAPIAAIIFAVEIFSLDIAFASLVPLLLASVSAVVTSYMFLGTDVLLRFELTDKFEVNDILFYIVLGLVTGIASVYFSKVFFGITNFFKQFESRAKRLLIGGIAIGSMLYFIPPLYGEGYGIMNNLLKGDHLSAIGTTPFSLDLSNIWIVIALLLGIAIFKAIAMTTTFGAGGVGGVFIPTLVMGSALGNAFAKIINNIGLGFQVSESNFTLIGMTGLMAGVLHAPLTAIFLIAEITGGYELFVPLMIVSTISFAMTKYYVSHSIYTLRLAQRGELMTHDKDQNVLMVLDIDKVIETNFIILKPEMKLGDILKKAVAKSSRNHFPVVNDNHEFLGVIRLDDVRHIMFNSHLYDKVDASNLMHADADIIVYEENSMNDIMDKFKSSGAWNLPVIKHGKYYGYISKSKLLTAYRQQLINFTK, encoded by the coding sequence ATGCCTCTAAGTGCTAAAAGTCTTTTACGTAAATTTTTAATCTGGAAATACAAGCATATTTCCGAGCTTCAATTTATTTACATTCTTAGTATTCTGGTTGGTTTTTTAGCAGGAATGGGCACCGTAGTCCTAAAAAACTTAACGCATTATATTCGATTACTTTTTGAATTAGATTTCTTTAATAATTACCAAAATTCACTTTACTTCATCTTCCCAATTATTGGTCTTTTACTTGTTTATACAATCAAGCAAATCTGGCTAAAAAAACATATTGGACATGGTATTTCTTCAACACTATATGCTATTTCGAAACTTAGCGGTATCATTCCCAGGTATAATATATATGCCGCATTAATTACCGCACCTTTAACTACTGGTTTTGGTGGTTCGGTAGGTTTACAAGGTCCTGCCGTAAGTGTAGGATCTGCTTTGGGGTCTAATGCTGCACGCTTATTCCACATGAATACCAAAACGAGAATGCTCTTAATTGGTTGCGCCGCTGCCGGTGCTATGGCATCCATGTTTAAAGCACCCATAGCTGCTATTATTTTTGCTGTCGAAATATTTAGCTTAGATATTGCTTTTGCTTCTTTAGTACCTCTTTTATTGGCTTCTGTTTCTGCAGTCGTAACATCTTATATGTTTTTAGGAACCGATGTTTTATTACGATTTGAATTAACCGATAAATTTGAAGTTAATGATATCTTATTCTATATCGTTTTAGGCCTCGTAACTGGTATAGCATCTGTATATTTTTCAAAAGTATTTTTTGGTATTACTAATTTCTTTAAGCAATTTGAAAGTCGTGCCAAACGCTTGTTAATTGGAGGCATTGCTATCGGTTCTATGTTATACTTTATTCCACCTCTTTACGGTGAGGGTTACGGTATTATGAATAATCTTTTAAAAGGCGATCACTTATCTGCCATAGGCACAACCCCTTTTAGTTTAGATTTATCCAATATCTGGATAGTTATCGCTCTGTTACTTGGCATAGCTATATTCAAAGCCATTGCTATGACGACTACCTTTGGTGCCGGTGGTGTGGGTGGTGTATTTATCCCAACGCTAGTTATGGGTAGTGCGCTAGGTAATGCTTTTGCGAAAATCATCAATAATATTGGTTTGGGTTTTCAAGTATCCGAATCTAATTTCACTTTAATCGGTATGACAGGCTTAATGGCCGGGGTACTCCATGCGCCTCTTACAGCGATTTTCCTCATTGCTGAAATTACAGGTGGTTATGAATTATTTGTCCCTTTAATGATCGTGTCAACCATTTCATTTGCCATGACTAAATATTACGTTTCCCATTCCATTTACACACTTAGGTTGGCACAACGTGGTGAATTGATGACTCACGATAAAGATCAAAATGTATTAATGGTTTTGGATATTGACAAAGTCATAGAAACTAATTTCATCATATTAAAACCCGAAATGAAACTTGGGGATATATTAAAAAAAGCAGTTGCAAAGTCTTCTCGAAATCATTTTCCTGTAGTCAATGATAACCACGAGTTTTTAGGTGTTATACGTTTAGACGATGTCAGACATATTATGTTCAACTCGCATCTTTATGATAAGGTTGACGCTTCTAATTTAATGCATGCCGATGCAGATATTATTGTTTATGAAGAAAATTCAATGAATGATATTATGGATAAATTTAAAAGTAGTGGCGCATGGAATTTACCAGTCATTAAACATGGTAAATACTACGGATATATCTCAAAATCTAAATTACTAACAGCATACAGACAACAATTAATTAATTTTACAAAATAA
- the aspS gene encoding aspartate--tRNA ligase, with translation MYRSHNCGELRATNINEEVTLAGWVQKSRDKGFIVWIDLRDRYGITQLVFDEERTSKTMMQQAQNLGREFVIQVKGTVIERASKNPNIPTGNIEILVSELNILNEALLPPFTIEDKTDGGEDIRMKYRYLDIRRNPVKNSLIFRHKVTQEVRNYLSKEGFIEVETPYLIKSTPEGARDFVVPSRMNEGQFYALPQSPQTFKQLLMVGGMDKYFQIVKCFRDEDLRADRQPEFTQIDCEMAFIEQEDILNAFEGLTRHLLKEVNGVDIEKFPRMLYDDAMRLYGNDKPDIRFGMAFGELNAVAQHKDFGVFNNAELVVGIAVPGGNSYTRKEIDKLIDWVKRPQVGALGMVYSRCNDDGTFKSSVDKFYDQDDLAKWAEVTNAKAGDLICVLSGDKDKVRAQLSALRMELAERLGLRKPDEFAPLWVMDFPLLEWDEDTERYHAMHHPFTSPKTGQLELLKTNPGDVKANAYDLVLNGNEIGGGSIRIHDKETQSLMFDYLGFTPEEAKAQFGFLMDAFQYGAPPHGGLAFGLDRLVAILGGQETIRDFIAFPKNNSGRDVMIDAPAPIDDEQLTELSLKLNLKS, from the coding sequence ATGTATAGAAGTCATAATTGTGGTGAATTAAGAGCTACAAATATAAATGAAGAAGTAACCCTTGCTGGTTGGGTTCAAAAATCTCGTGATAAAGGATTTATTGTTTGGATAGATTTGAGAGATCGCTATGGTATTACACAATTGGTTTTTGATGAAGAACGCACTTCGAAAACCATGATGCAACAAGCTCAAAATCTAGGTCGCGAGTTTGTCATTCAAGTTAAAGGTACTGTTATTGAGCGTGCTTCAAAAAACCCTAATATACCAACTGGAAATATTGAAATATTAGTTTCAGAACTAAATATATTAAACGAAGCTTTACTTCCTCCGTTTACAATAGAAGATAAAACAGATGGTGGCGAAGATATACGTATGAAATACCGCTATCTGGATATTCGTAGAAATCCAGTAAAAAATAGTTTAATCTTTAGACACAAAGTAACTCAAGAAGTTAGAAATTATTTATCTAAAGAAGGCTTTATTGAGGTTGAAACTCCTTATTTAATTAAATCAACACCTGAAGGGGCTCGAGATTTCGTAGTGCCTTCACGTATGAATGAAGGTCAGTTTTACGCATTACCTCAATCACCACAAACTTTTAAGCAATTGCTTATGGTTGGTGGTATGGATAAATATTTTCAGATTGTAAAATGCTTTAGAGACGAAGATTTACGAGCAGATAGACAACCGGAATTCACACAAATAGATTGTGAAATGGCGTTTATAGAGCAAGAAGATATTTTAAATGCTTTTGAAGGGTTAACACGTCATTTATTAAAAGAAGTGAATGGTGTTGACATAGAAAAATTCCCAAGAATGCTCTATGACGATGCCATGCGTTTGTATGGTAACGATAAACCAGATATTCGTTTTGGGATGGCCTTTGGCGAACTAAATGCTGTTGCTCAACATAAAGATTTTGGTGTTTTTAATAATGCAGAATTAGTTGTTGGTATTGCGGTTCCTGGAGGAAATAGTTATACCAGAAAAGAAATAGATAAATTAATTGATTGGGTAAAACGACCACAAGTTGGCGCTTTAGGAATGGTTTATAGTCGTTGTAATGACGATGGTACTTTTAAATCTTCAGTTGATAAGTTCTACGATCAAGACGACTTAGCTAAATGGGCAGAAGTTACTAATGCAAAAGCAGGTGACTTAATTTGTGTGCTATCAGGTGATAAGGATAAAGTACGCGCACAATTAAGCGCCTTACGTATGGAGTTAGCAGAACGATTAGGCTTACGTAAACCAGACGAATTTGCCCCTCTTTGGGTCATGGATTTTCCTTTATTAGAATGGGATGAAGATACAGAGCGTTACCATGCGATGCATCACCCCTTCACATCACCAAAAACTGGACAATTAGAATTATTAAAAACGAACCCTGGAGATGTAAAAGCCAATGCTTACGATTTAGTTTTAAACGGAAACGAAATAGGTGGAGGCTCCATTAGAATTCATGATAAAGAAACGCAATCTTTAATGTTTGATTATTTAGGGTTTACTCCAGAGGAAGCTAAAGCACAATTTGGATTTTTAATGGACGCTTTTCAATATGGCGCACCGCCTCATGGTGGTTTAGCTTTTGGATTGGATAGATTGGTAGCTATTTTAGGTGGACAAGAGACTATTAGAGACTTTATTGCATTCCCTAAAAATAATTCGGGACGTGATGTCATGATAGATGCTCCTGCTCCAATTGACGATGAACAGTTAACAGAGTTAAGTTTAAAGCTTAATTTGAAATCATAA
- a CDS encoding TonB-dependent receptor, translating to MSKFLQFKTLLTLLFFMPVIAFSQQVSGTVTDEATNLPLAGANIIIKGTTTGTISDFDGNFTLNADGFPITLVVSSVGYDTQEVSVSSSQKVTIALKEGVALDEVILIGSRNPSRTAVDTPVPVDVIDISELTSQGPQVNLNQILNFVAPSFTSNTQTISDGTDHIDPASLRGLGPDQVLVLINGKRRHNSSLVNVNGTFGRGSVGTDLNAIPSGAIQRLEVLRDGAAAQYGSDAIAGVINIVLNSNVNELTLNVTTGANFAKNANNQTGGVDGGTVNVSANYGVSLGDKGGFINFTGDFDYREDYSRMKEWEGNIFNLYNTVERFANNDGYNLSDLLDDDVADVIQYANAAGISLGGASTKADLQPILEVDNTDAELAARGLVRSDFNMRVGQSEVRGGRFFANLSLPLDDNGTELYSFAGASSRKGNSAGFYRLPNQSRTFTPAYINGFLPEINSTITDKSLAVGIKGKINDWNVDLSNTWGKNAFLYTIGNTFNASLQNASPTTFDAGGFNFMQNTVNLDVNQFFDDILSGLNIAFGAEYRLENYEIIAGEEASYGQYTAAGELITLPTQNPSENFFGSGRPGGSQVFPGFSPANELSRDRNSIAGYFDLEADFSEAFLVSFATRFEDYSDFGSTINFKLATRLKASENVNIRAALNTGFRAPSLHQLNFNSTSTIFQDGIPVEVGTFSNDSRAANLLGIPQLKEETSQSISIGFTAKLPDANLTFTVDGYFVGIDDRVVYTGQFRGPGTGTELDNLLSQANASAASFFANAIDTESKGLDIVITHKANIGANANLKSDLSGTFSKTKKVGAIKASQVLEDAGLVGTYFPEDSRIYLEEAVPRTKLNLTNNLTTGKFNVFLRNVWFGEVSEATTNVANQQVYGSKLVTDLSFGYKASESLTLTVGANNLLDVYPDRTIEANRSSGRFDWSRRSQQFGVAGRFLFARLSFKLK from the coding sequence ATGAGCAAATTTTTACAATTTAAAACGCTTCTAACTTTGTTATTTTTTATGCCTGTAATAGCTTTTTCGCAGCAGGTTTCAGGTACGGTAACAGATGAAGCAACAAATTTGCCTTTAGCAGGGGCAAATATTATTATTAAAGGGACCACTACTGGAACCATTTCAGATTTTGATGGAAACTTTACTTTAAACGCAGATGGTTTCCCAATAACTTTGGTGGTGTCCTCAGTAGGATACGATACCCAAGAGGTGAGTGTATCTTCTTCTCAAAAGGTTACTATAGCTTTAAAGGAAGGTGTTGCTTTAGATGAAGTCATCTTAATCGGGTCAAGAAATCCAAGTAGAACAGCCGTAGACACTCCTGTTCCAGTTGATGTTATTGATATTTCCGAATTAACATCGCAAGGTCCACAAGTTAATTTAAATCAAATTTTAAATTTTGTAGCGCCTTCATTTACATCTAATACTCAAACAATTTCTGATGGAACCGATCATATTGACCCTGCTTCTCTAAGGGGATTAGGTCCTGATCAAGTGCTTGTTTTAATTAATGGGAAACGAAGACATAATTCTTCTTTGGTTAATGTTAATGGAACCTTTGGACGTGGTAGCGTGGGGACAGATTTAAATGCTATTCCATCCGGAGCCATTCAACGATTAGAGGTTTTACGTGATGGTGCAGCGGCCCAATATGGATCAGATGCCATTGCTGGGGTTATCAATATTGTGTTAAATAGTAATGTAAATGAACTAACTTTAAATGTCACTACAGGAGCTAATTTTGCTAAAAACGCTAATAATCAAACTGGAGGCGTTGATGGAGGAACAGTTAATGTAAGTGCAAATTATGGAGTGTCTTTAGGAGACAAAGGAGGATTCATCAATTTCACTGGTGATTTTGATTATAGAGAAGACTATAGTAGAATGAAAGAATGGGAAGGCAATATTTTTAATCTTTATAATACTGTAGAAAGATTTGCCAATAACGATGGTTATAATTTATCTGATTTACTAGACGATGATGTAGCCGATGTTATACAATATGCTAATGCAGCAGGTATTAGTTTAGGAGGTGCAAGCACTAAAGCAGATTTACAACCTATTTTAGAAGTTGATAATACGGATGCCGAATTAGCTGCCAGAGGTTTGGTTAGAAGTGATTTTAACATGCGTGTTGGCCAATCTGAGGTAAGAGGTGGAAGGTTCTTTGCAAATTTATCTTTGCCCCTAGACGATAATGGTACAGAATTATACTCCTTTGCAGGAGCAAGTTCCAGAAAAGGAAATTCTGCCGGCTTTTACAGATTGCCAAATCAAAGTAGAACGTTTACTCCGGCATATATCAATGGTTTTTTACCAGAGATTAACTCAACGATTACAGATAAATCTTTAGCAGTTGGAATTAAAGGTAAAATAAATGACTGGAATGTAGATTTAAGTAATACTTGGGGTAAAAATGCATTTTTGTATACTATAGGAAACACCTTTAATGCATCACTTCAAAATGCGTCTCCAACAACCTTTGATGCTGGAGGGTTTAACTTTATGCAGAATACCGTTAATTTAGATGTGAATCAATTTTTTGATGATATTTTAAGTGGTTTAAACATAGCGTTCGGAGCTGAGTATAGGCTTGAGAATTATGAAATTATTGCAGGAGAAGAGGCTTCTTATGGGCAATATACAGCTGCAGGCGAGTTAATAACGTTGCCAACTCAGAATCCTTCAGAAAATTTCTTTGGAAGTGGCAGACCGGGAGGTTCTCAGGTATTCCCAGGGTTCAGTCCTGCTAATGAGCTATCTAGAGACAGAAATAGTATCGCAGGATATTTTGATTTGGAAGCAGATTTTTCAGAGGCATTTTTAGTAAGTTTTGCAACACGTTTTGAAGATTATTCAGATTTCGGTTCAACCATTAACTTTAAGCTGGCAACCAGATTAAAAGCTAGTGAAAATGTTAATATAAGAGCCGCTTTAAATACAGGCTTTAGAGCGCCTTCATTACACCAGTTAAATTTTAATTCAACGTCTACAATATTTCAAGATGGCATTCCTGTTGAAGTAGGAACATTTTCAAATGATAGTCGTGCGGCAAACCTTTTAGGTATCCCGCAATTAAAAGAAGAAACGTCTCAAAGTATCAGCATAGGTTTTACAGCAAAACTACCTGATGCAAATTTAACCTTTACTGTTGATGGCTATTTTGTGGGAATTGATGATAGAGTGGTTTATACTGGGCAATTTAGAGGACCTGGAACAGGAACTGAATTAGATAATTTGCTTTCTCAAGCCAATGCTTCGGCAGCCTCATTTTTTGCAAATGCTATAGATACAGAATCAAAAGGTTTAGATATTGTTATTACACACAAAGCCAACATAGGGGCCAATGCAAATTTAAAGTCCGATTTGTCGGGAACATTCTCTAAAACAAAAAAAGTAGGCGCTATTAAAGCATCTCAGGTTTTAGAAGATGCTGGCTTAGTAGGCACTTATTTTCCTGAAGATAGTAGAATTTATCTAGAAGAAGCTGTGCCTAGAACGAAATTAAATTTAACTAATAACTTAACAACAGGCAAGTTTAATGTATTCTTGAGAAATGTTTGGTTTGGTGAAGTTTCAGAAGCTACAACAAATGTAGCTAACCAACAAGTGTATGGTTCTAAATTAGTAACCGATTTATCTTTCGGTTATAAAGCTTCAGAAAGCTTAACATTAACGGTAGGAGCAAATAACTTGTTAGATGTATACCCAGATAGAACCATTGAAGCAAACCGAAGTAGTGGTCGTTTCGATTGGTCTAGACGTTCTCAACAATTTGGTGTCGCTGGACGCTTTCTTTTTGCCAGACTTAGCTTTAAGTTAAAGTAA
- a CDS encoding fibronectin type III domain-containing protein, with product MKKIIKTGTIFTILFFVFACGGGGDDSASNAAPSKAQLIYPSVDLLCIDNTITFNWNAASDPDGDSVRYKLTIAKDRALTDVVEQRTVNGTSVTITLQKGVAHYWSVIAVDSETNEGEPTATQAFFTAGIGVSNYAPFTAALVSPDNDSDIDAGSVNLNWTGGDTNTDDILTYELYFGEDLDPPLVDGNLSSQTSNVNVVSGKTYYWKINTLDGSGAKTIGQVWKFNVN from the coding sequence ATGAAAAAGATCATTAAAACAGGAACCATTTTTACAATACTGTTTTTTGTTTTTGCTTGCGGAGGTGGAGGAGATGATTCGGCATCAAATGCAGCACCGTCAAAGGCTCAATTAATTTACCCATCAGTAGATTTATTATGTATTGATAATACCATTACTTTTAATTGGAATGCAGCTTCAGATCCTGATGGTGATTCTGTTCGTTATAAATTAACCATTGCTAAAGATAGAGCTTTAACAGATGTTGTAGAACAACGTACAGTTAATGGAACAAGTGTTACTATAACCTTACAAAAGGGTGTTGCTCACTACTGGAGTGTGATTGCGGTAGATAGCGAAACTAATGAAGGGGAGCCAACAGCAACACAGGCATTTTTTACTGCAGGGATCGGAGTTTCTAATTACGCCCCATTTACCGCAGCATTAGTAAGTCCTGATAATGATAGTGATATAGATGCTGGTTCAGTAAATTTAAATTGGACGGGAGGAGATACAAATACCGATGATATATTAACCTATGAGTTATATTTCGGTGAGGATCTTGATCCGCCATTAGTGGATGGTAATTTGTCATCTCAAACCTCAAATGTTAATGTGGTTTCAGGAAAAACATACTATTGGAAAATAAATACATTAGATGGCTCTGGGGCGAAAACAATTGGGCAAGTTTGGAAGTTTAATGTGAATTAG
- the dxs gene encoding 1-deoxy-D-xylulose-5-phosphate synthase: MQELLNTINSPKELRLLNQEDLPQLAKELREFIINIVATKEGHLGASLGVVELTIALHYIFNTPEDQLIWDVGHQAYGHKILTGRKDIFHTNRQIGGLSGFPKREESNYDAFGVGHSSTSISAALGMAIASQLKGETKKQHIAIIGDASIASGMAFEGLNHAGVTDANLLVILNDNAIGIDPSVGALKQYLTNVKKGTQKQDNIFEALNFDYSGPIDGHDIDIIISELEHLKTIKGPKFLHIITTKGKGLKQAEEDQVKYHAPGKFNAQTGDLIVKSETIQPPKYQDVFGHTIVELAKQNKNIVGITPAMPTGSSLKYMMDEIPERAFDVGIAEQHAVTLAAGMVTQGLVPFCNIYSTFLQRAYDQVIHDVALQKLPVIFCLDRAGLVGEDGATHHGVYDLSYLRCIPNLIIFSPRNEIELRNIMYTVQLGLKQPIAVRYPRGRGVTIDWKQPFSKIEIGKGIQLKKGNNVAVLSIGAIAKNVNEAIQKCHEPQDIAHYDMRFVKPLDEPLLHAIFKTHETIITIENNTIKGGFGSAILEFASANNYKNSINILGIPDHFVEHGSVNQLQQSIGLDVESLISYINGL; this comes from the coding sequence ATGCAAGAATTATTAAATACTATTAACTCACCAAAAGAGCTTCGTCTTTTAAATCAAGAAGACTTACCTCAACTTGCAAAAGAATTACGTGAATTCATAATTAATATCGTTGCTACTAAAGAAGGGCACTTAGGAGCTAGTTTGGGTGTTGTGGAGTTAACCATTGCACTGCACTATATTTTTAATACCCCCGAAGACCAACTTATTTGGGATGTAGGCCATCAGGCTTACGGGCATAAAATACTAACTGGCAGAAAAGACATTTTTCATACCAATAGACAAATTGGGGGGCTAAGTGGTTTCCCAAAACGTGAAGAAAGCAATTATGATGCTTTTGGGGTTGGACATTCCTCGACATCCATTTCTGCAGCTCTGGGTATGGCCATTGCTTCGCAATTAAAAGGTGAGACAAAAAAACAACACATCGCTATTATTGGTGATGCTTCCATAGCCAGTGGCATGGCATTTGAAGGCTTAAATCATGCTGGCGTAACGGATGCCAATTTACTGGTTATTTTAAATGATAATGCCATTGGTATCGACCCAAGCGTTGGTGCATTGAAACAATATTTAACCAATGTTAAAAAGGGAACTCAAAAACAAGACAACATTTTTGAGGCTTTAAATTTTGATTACTCGGGTCCTATTGACGGACATGATATAGATATTATAATTTCGGAATTAGAACATTTAAAAACTATAAAAGGCCCTAAGTTTTTACATATTATCACTACCAAAGGTAAAGGTTTAAAACAGGCTGAAGAAGATCAGGTTAAATACCATGCTCCAGGAAAATTTAATGCGCAAACAGGCGATTTAATTGTAAAGTCCGAAACCATCCAACCTCCCAAATATCAAGATGTATTTGGACATACTATTGTCGAATTAGCCAAACAAAATAAAAACATTGTAGGTATTACGCCAGCCATGCCTACTGGAAGCTCATTAAAGTATATGATGGATGAAATTCCTGAACGCGCTTTTGATGTTGGCATCGCAGAACAACATGCAGTCACATTAGCTGCTGGTATGGTGACACAAGGTTTAGTCCCCTTTTGTAATATTTACTCCACTTTTTTACAACGTGCATACGATCAAGTAATACATGATGTGGCACTTCAAAAACTACCTGTTATTTTTTGTTTGGATAGAGCCGGATTGGTTGGAGAGGATGGTGCTACCCATCACGGTGTTTATGATTTATCCTATTTAAGATGTATCCCTAATCTCATTATTTTTTCTCCTAGAAATGAAATCGAGTTACGTAATATTATGTATACTGTACAGTTGGGTTTGAAACAGCCTATAGCCGTACGTTATCCTCGAGGACGTGGAGTTACAATAGATTGGAAACAACCATTTTCAAAAATAGAAATAGGTAAAGGGATCCAACTAAAAAAAGGAAACAACGTAGCCGTTTTAAGTATTGGAGCCATTGCAAAAAATGTAAATGAAGCCATTCAAAAATGTCATGAACCACAAGATATTGCACATTACGACATGCGTTTTGTAAAACCATTGGATGAGCCTCTTTTACATGCTATTTTTAAAACACACGAGACCATTATTACTATTGAAAACAATACGATAAAAGGTGGGTTTGGCAGTGCCATCTTAGAGTTTGCTTCGGCAAACAATTATAAAAACAGCATTAACATATTAGGGATCCCTGATCATTTTGTTGAACATGGAAGTGTTAACCAATTACAGCAGTCTATTGGGTTGGATGTTGAAAGCTTAATTAGCTATATTAATGGGTTGTAA
- a CDS encoding nucleoside deaminase has translation MIEPFDDTYFMKKALQEAEAAYEKGEIPVGAVIVIDNKIIARGHNLTETLTDVTAHAEMQAITAAANFLGGKYLQKCTLYVTLEPCQMCAGALYWSQISNIVYGARDQERGCITMGTKLHPKTIIKGGIMADEASELMKRFFIEKRNLN, from the coding sequence ATGATAGAACCTTTTGATGATACTTATTTTATGAAAAAAGCACTTCAGGAAGCTGAAGCTGCTTATGAAAAAGGAGAAATTCCTGTGGGAGCTGTTATTGTTATTGATAACAAAATAATAGCCAGAGGACATAATTTAACCGAAACCTTGACGGATGTTACGGCGCATGCAGAAATGCAAGCTATTACCGCTGCTGCTAATTTTTTAGGAGGTAAGTATCTACAAAAATGCACCCTGTATGTCACTTTGGAGCCTTGCCAGATGTGTGCAGGCGCTTTGTATTGGAGTCAGATTTCTAATATCGTTTACGGGGCTAGAGATCAAGAACGTGGTTGCATAACCATGGGTACAAAATTGCATCCTAAAACGATTATAAAAGGAGGCATCATGGCTGATGAAGCTTCCGAGTTAATGAAACGGTTTTTTATTGAAAAACGGAATTTGAATTAA